A region from the Vicia villosa cultivar HV-30 ecotype Madison, WI linkage group LG3, Vvil1.0, whole genome shotgun sequence genome encodes:
- the LOC131659445 gene encoding putative disease resistance protein At3g14460, producing the protein MGKLINLRYLDVSNTALREMPVQIAKLENLHTLSDFVGSKHNGGLNIAQLGKFPHLHGKLSISQLQNVNDPFEVDRANIKMKEQIDELSLEWDLGSTFLDSQILVLEKLQPSTNLKSLTIKGYGGISFPNWLGDSSFGNMVYLRISNCNDCLWLPPLGKLGNLKELIIEGMQSVETIGIEFYGSGGSSFLPFPSLESLHFENMQEWKEWDLIGGTTTTFPNLKTLLLRKCSKLIAGNITEKFPFLTELELRECPLLVQSIPLSDHVFGQLMFPLNSLQQLTIDVFPSLMLFPKNGLPKTLKLLIISNCENLEFLPHENLHNYASLEELKISYSCNSLISFTLGTLPLLKNLFIKGCVNLKSILSAEVESEKSLSFLRCIKIWDCNELESFPPGELATPKLVYIALWKCEKLLSLPEAMNNLAGLQEMEIGNLQNLQSFVIDELPSSLQKLSVGFVGGIMWNNEPTWEHLTCLSELRINGDDMVNTLLGPLLPKTLVKLSICGLNDTSIDERWLQHLTSLQNLELINAPKLKSLPKKGFPSSLSVLSVTRCPLLETSLRKKWGKEWRKIAQIPSIVIDEELIT; encoded by the coding sequence ATGGGAAAATTGATTAATCTGCGGTACCTTGACGTTAGTAACACCGCATTGAGAGAGATGCCCGTACAAATAGCCAAACTAGAAAATCTCCACACTTTGTCCGACTTTGTTGGCAGCAAACATAATGGTGGATTGAATATTGCACAGCTAGGAAAATTTCCCCACCTACATGGAAAACTTTCAATCTCCCAGCTACAAAATGTTAATGACCCCTTTGAAGTAGATCGAGCCAATATAAAGATGAAAGAACAAATAGACGAGTTATCTTTGGAATGGGATCTTGGTAGTACTTTTTTAGATTCACAAATTCTTGTACTTGAAAAGTTGCAACCCTCAACAAATTTGAAAAGTCTCACCATCAAAGGCTATGGTGGAATCAGTTTTCCAAATTGGTTAGGTGATTCTTCATTTGGCAACATGGTGTATTTAAGAATCTCGAATTGTAATGATTGTTTATGGCTTCCACCACTTGGAAAATTAGGTAATTTGAAAGAACTCATTATTGAAGGGATGCAATCAGTGGAGACAATTGGTATTGAGTTCTATGGAAGTGGTGGTTCTTCATTTCTACCATTTCCCTCTTTGGAGAGTCTACACTTTGAGAATATGCAAGAGTGGAAGGAATGGGACTTGATTGGAGGTACGACTACAACGTTTCCTAATCTAAAAACTTTATTGCTAAGAAAGTGCTCGAAACTGATAGCCGGAAACATAACTGAAAAATTTCCTTTCTTAACTGAACTTGAGTTAAGAGAATGTCCTTTATTGGTGCAATCAATTCCATTATCTGATCATGTATTTGGGCAACTGATGTTCCCTCTGAATTCTCTTCAACAGTTGACTATAGACGTTTTTCCATCTCTGATGTTGTTCCCAAAAAACGGTCTACCAAAAACCTTGAAACTTCTCATTATCAGTAATTGTGAGAATCTAGAATTCCTTCCTCATGAAAACTTGCATAATTATGCATCGCTTGAGGAATTGAAAATATCTTATAGCTGTAATTCATTGATATCATTTACCTTAGGCACTCTCCCTCTCCTCAAGAATCTGTTTATTAAAGGTTGTGTAAATTTGAAATCGATATTAAGTGCAGAAGTCGAGTCGGAAAAGAGTCTCTCATTTCTTAGATGCATCAAAATATGGGATTGTAATGAACTGGAGTCATTTCCCCCAGGTGAATTGGCAACTCCAAAACTCGTTTATATTGCACTGTGGAAGTGTGAGAAACTTCTTTCATTGCCAGAAGCAATGAACAATCTAGCTGGACTTCAAGAAATGGAAATTGGTAATCTacaaaatcttcaatcttttgtCATAGATGAGTTACCTAGCAGTTTACAGAAACTGTCCGTTGGCTTTGTTGGTGGGATTATGTGGAATAATGAGCCAACTTGGGAACATCTCACTTGTCTCTCGGAGTTGCGAATTAACGGCGATGATATGGTGAACACGCTGCTGGGGCCATTGCTACCTAAAACGCTTGTGAAACTAAGCATTTGTGGTCTTAATGATACAAGCATTGATGAGAGGTGGCTTCAACATCTCACTTCTCTCCAAAACCTTGAGCTTATTAACGCTCCCAAACTCAAGTCGTTACCAAAGAAAGGATTTCCTTCCTCTCTTTCAGTACTTAGTGTGACTCGATGTCCATTACTGGAAACAAGTTTGCGGAAAAAGTGGGGGAAAGAGTGGCGTAAGATTGCTCAAATTCCCTCCATAGTTATTGATGAAGAATTGATCACATGA
- the LOC131659446 gene encoding putative disease resistance RPP13-like protein 1 — protein MEAIKREKLLSLSSSVTFLLEKIVCTQQVDAFRIKNVNASLSKTVKETLVDLQDVLYYANNKLIPNQDNNELLDMLRHDVFQVANLLENSGFLRYATVLTAKHLKIHSRLTFFIQRIKSKTDNLNQIFKGLSSSGDDESSIYGRHSDIQKLKHLLLSTDSRVISIVGMGGIGKTALAKHLYNHPQVKDKFEFKLWADFSTDVDDFSVFENILQSITSQTATSNDTSTIYPNFLLVLDGVWDARSVNWTLLMDIFNAGESRSRVIVTTRDERVALSMQNFLSIHYLRPLKFEDYWSLLAKHAFGAHNYHQRSNLEEIGRKIARKCHGLPLAAVAHGALLRIWSNPYSWIYVLESHVRDTTYEVQPSLELSYNFLSDPLKRCFQYCSIFPKKSILEKKMVVQLWIAAGLLESASTDQEKVGEEYFDELVSRSLIHRWSTGDEEINFGMHNFIHDLASKVYSSCSIGRDKHNLDDRMQNFSYSRGTYDSYDKFDKLYRVKGLRSFLAFPLLEQLPLGLLSNKVVHDLLPTMKQLRMLSLSSYKSITKVPKSIGNLIDVSYQIV, from the coding sequence ATGGAGGCCATCAAGAGAGAAAAACTGTTGTCACTCTCAAGCTCTGTGACGTTCTTGTTAGAAAAGATTGTTTGTACTCAGCAGGTCGACGCGTTCCGGATCAAGAATGTTAACGCTTCACTTTCGAAAACCGTGAAGGAAACACTGGTGGATCTTCAAGATGTTCTTTATTATGCTAACAACAAACTCATCCCAAATCAAGATAACAACGAATTGCTGGATATGCTGAGACATGATGTTTTTCAAGTTGCCAATTTGCTTGAAAACTCTGGTTTTTTACGGTATGCTACCGTACTTACTGCAAAGCACCTCAAAATTCATTCTCGTTTAACTTTTTTCATTCAACGGATTAAGTCTAAAACggacaatttaaatcaaatattcaaaggcTTAAGTTCAAGTGGTGATGATGAGTCTTCTATTTATGGAAGACACTCTGATATTCAGAAACTGAAACATCTTTTGTTGTCTACTGATAGCAGAGTGATTTCTATTGTTGGTATGGGAGGGATTGGTAAAACAGCCCTCGCTAAACACCTTTACAATCATCCTCAAGTTAAGGACAAATTTGAGTTCAAACTATGGGCAGATTTCTCAACTGATGTTGATGATTTCAGTGTTTTTGAAAACATTCTTCAATCTATTACTTCACAAACAGCCACAAGTAATGATACAAGTACCATTTACCCTAATTTTTTGCTGGTACTTGATGGTGTGTGGGATGCAAGATCTGTCAATTGGACATTACTTATGGATATCTTTAATGCTGGGGAATCACGAAGTAGGGTCATCGTCACAACACGAGATGAAAGAGTTGCACTATCCATGCAAAACTTTCTTTCTATCCACTATCTCAGACCCTTGAAATTTGAAGATTACTGGTCTTTACTTGCCAAACATGCATTTGGAGCACATAACTACCACCAACGATCCAATCTAGAAGAAATTGGCAGGAAAATTGCAAGAAAGTGTCATGGTTTACCATTAGCTGCAGTAGCACATGGGGCTCTTCTTCGCATCTGGTCAAACCCGTATTCTTGGATTTATGTGCTAGAAAGTCACGTTCGGGATACAACTTATGAGGTGCAACCTTCTCTCGAATTGAGCTACAATTTTCTTTCTGATCCTTTAAAACGATGTTTTCAATATTGTTCAATTTTTCCAAAGAAGTCCATCTTAGAAAAAAAGATGGTAGTTCAGTTATGGATTGCAGCAGGCTTACTTGAATCAGCGTCCACAGATCAGGAAAAAGTTGGAGAAGAATACTTTGATGAACTAGTGTCAAGGTCATTGATACATCGGTGGTCTACTGGTGATGAGGAAATAAACTTTGGAATGCACAACTTCATCCATGATTTAGCTTCAAAAGTTTATTCTTCATGTAGTATCGGTAGGGACAAACATAACCTAGATGATAGGATGCAAAATTTCTCATACAGTAGAGGGACATATGATTCATATGACAAATTTGATAAATTATACAGAGTAAAAGGTCTGCGTTCCTTTCTAGCATTCCCATTACTAGAACAATTGCCTCTTGGTTTGCTATCAAACAAGGTAGTGCATGACTTGCTGCCAACAATGAAACAATTACGCATGTTGTCTTTATCAAGCTACAAGAGTATCACCAAGGTTCCCAAGTCTATTGGAAATTTGATAGATGTTAGTTACCAaattgtgtaa